ATTGCGGTGGACACCGACAAGGGTCTGCTGGTTCCGGTCATCGCCGACGCCGGCAACCTGAACCTGGCCGGCCTGGCCGGCAAGATCGCCGACGTCGCGGACCGCACCCGCAACGGCAAGATCGGACCGGACGAGCTCTCCGGCGGAACCTTCAGCATCACCAACATCGGTTCCGTGGGCGCCCTGTTCGACACCCCGATCATCAACCAGCCGCAGGTTGCCATCCTCGGCACCGGTGCGATCGTCAAGCGCGCCGTTGTGGTGGCCGACGAGAACGGCGATGACTCGCTGGCCATCCGCTCGATGATGTACCTCTCCCTCACGTACGATCACCGACTGGTCGACGGTGCGGACGCGGGACGCTTCCTGCAGACGCTGAAGGCACGCCTTGAAGAAGGCGCCTTCGAAGCGGACCTGGGCCTTTAGCGCCTGAAATCAGGCAGCTGCAGGGCACCATCCCGCAAGGGAGGGTGCCCTGCAGTGTTTACCGACAGTTTGTCGCTAAGCTGAAGCCATGGACATTCTCAAATATCTTCTGGTATTCCTGCACATCCTCGGCGCCGCCGCGATCGTCGGTGGCTGGTTCGCCACGTTCAAGAAGCCCACGGTCCTGCCGGTGCAGCTGTACGGCGCCATTGCGCAGCTGGTCACCGGGCTGGCACTCGTAGGGATCGCGGGCGCCACCCACGATCCGCTGAACTACGGCAAGATCGCCGTCAAACTGGTGATCGCCATCGTTGTGCTGGTCGCCGCTGTAATCGGGTACCGCAAGGCAACGTCCGGTGCGGGCGTTCCCAAGGGCCTGGCACACGCCGTCGGCGGGATGGGACTTATCAACATCGCAGTCGCCACCCTCTGGCAGTAGTCCTGTAGGCCTGTAGTCCCGTAGCCCGACGACGGCGACGCACCCCGCATGGGGAGCGTCGCCGTCGTCGTTCAAGGGATGGTCACAATCCACTGACAGCGGAACCCCGGTGCGGCGCCGGCGCTGAATCCCTAGGATGGGACACGGCACGATCCGGCGCTGCGCCGGTTCCGTGGCACGACAACAATCTTGAGGAGTGGACATGGCAGCAACACGCACCGCACACACTGTATGGAACGGCGACCTGATGACCGGCGCCGGCAACACCACGCTGGACAGCTCGGACCTGGGCAACTTCGACGTCACCTGGAAGGCGCGGGCCGAGGCCTCCGAGGGCAAGACCAGCCCGGAAGAACTCATCGCCGCGGCACATTCGGCCTGTTTCTCCATGGCCTTCAGCCTCGCCGTCGCCCAGGCCGGCCACACCCCCGAGGAAGTCAACACCAAGGCGGATGTCACCTTCGTACCCGGCACCGGCATCACGGACAGCCACCTGACCGTCAGTGCCCGGATCCCGGGGATCACGGAGGACGAGTTCCAGCGCATCGCTGAGGAAGCCAAGGTCGGCTGCCCCGTCTCAGCCGCCCTCACCGGCATCAAGATCACCCTGGACGCCACCCTGGCCTCCTAGCGCCCCACGCGCCAACGGCGAAGGCCCCCGTTCCCTGCTGGTCAGGGCGGTTTCTAGGGGTCGTTGCAACACCGGGTGGTTAGGTGGTTAGTAGTAGATCACGTAGACGCTCGGCTGGGGTATCCCAGCCGAGCGTTTTGCGTGGGCGGCCGTTGAGCTCCTGGGCGACGTGTTCGAGGTCTTCAGGTCCGTAGGCGGACAGGTCGGTGCTTTTGGGGAAGTACTGGCGCAGCAGCCCGTTGGTGTTCTCGTTCGAACCGCGCTGCCAGGGGCTGGCTGGGTCGCAGAAGTAAACCTGCATTTCGGTGGCCAGGGTGAAGGTCTTGTGGGCGGCCATTTCCGCGCCCTGGTCCCAGGTCAGAGAGCCTCGCAGATGTGCCGGCAGGGCAGAGATGGTGTTGATGAGCCCGTCCCGGACGGTTTCGGCGGTGTGGTCATTTGGCAGGTGGACGAGCATCACGTAGCGGGTGGTGCGTTCGACCAGGGTTCCGATCGCGGACTGGTTGTAGGCGCCGGTGATGAGATCCCCCTCCCAATGGCCGGGTACTGCGCGGTCCTCGATCTCGGGTGGACGCTCGGAGATCATGACCATCGGATCCACCAACCGGGAGGTGCGCTGTTCCCCGCTCTGGTGGTGTTTCCGGCGGGTCCGGCCTGTGCGCAGCGCGGCCTGTATTTCGCGTTTGAGTCCGCCTCTGGCCTGGACGTAGAGGGCTTGATAAATCGTCTCTGGACTCACACGCATCTCCGGTTGGTCGGGGAACTTTTTGACCAGGGTGTGGCTGATCTGCTCCGGAGACCAGCGTATGAGCAGCTTGGCCTCACATAGTCGCGCAGGTCCGACTCGCCAGCGAGCTTGGCGGTTT
This DNA window, taken from Pseudarthrobacter sp. ATCC 49987, encodes the following:
- a CDS encoding OsmC family protein; the protein is MAATRTAHTVWNGDLMTGAGNTTLDSSDLGNFDVTWKARAEASEGKTSPEELIAAAHSACFSMAFSLAVAQAGHTPEEVNTKADVTFVPGTGITDSHLTVSARIPGITEDEFQRIAEEAKVGCPVSAALTGIKITLDATLAS